From the Roseateles sp. XES5 genome, one window contains:
- a CDS encoding electron transfer flavoprotein subunit beta/FixA family protein, whose product MKVLVPVKRVVDYNVKVRVKSDGTGVDIANVKMSMNPFDEIAVEEAVRLKEKGVVTEVIAVSCGVTQCQETLRTAMAIGADRAILVETPADLELQPLAVAKLLKALVDKEQPQLVILGKQAIDDDCNQTGQMLAALAGLPQGTFASKVEIVDGKANVTREVDGGLETVALSLPAVVTTDLRLNEPRYVTLPNIMKAKKKPLDKKVPADFGVDTAARLKVLKTEEPSGRKAGVKVKTVAELVEKLKTEAGVL is encoded by the coding sequence ATGAAGGTTTTGGTCCCTGTCAAACGCGTGGTCGACTACAACGTCAAGGTGCGCGTCAAGAGCGACGGCACCGGCGTGGACATCGCCAATGTGAAGATGTCGATGAACCCCTTTGACGAGATCGCCGTCGAAGAGGCCGTGCGCCTGAAGGAGAAGGGCGTGGTCACCGAGGTGATCGCCGTGTCCTGCGGCGTGACCCAGTGCCAGGAAACCCTGCGCACCGCCATGGCCATCGGCGCCGACCGCGCCATCCTGGTGGAGACCCCCGCTGACCTCGAGCTGCAGCCCCTGGCCGTGGCCAAGCTGCTGAAGGCCCTGGTGGACAAGGAACAGCCCCAGCTGGTGATCCTGGGCAAGCAGGCCATCGACGACGATTGCAACCAGACCGGCCAGATGCTGGCCGCCCTGGCCGGCCTGCCGCAAGGCACCTTCGCCTCCAAGGTCGAGATCGTGGACGGCAAGGCGAACGTCACCCGCGAGGTGGACGGCGGCCTGGAAACCGTGGCCCTGAGCCTGCCGGCCGTGGTCACCACCGACCTGCGCCTGAACGAGCCGCGCTACGTCACCCTGCCCAACATCATGAAGGCCAAGAAGAAGCCGCTGGACAAGAAGGTGCCGGCCGATTTCGGCGTCGATACCGCCGCGCGCCTGAAGGTGCTGAAGACCGAGGAGCCGTCGGGCCGCAAGGCCGGCGTCAAGGTCAAGACGGTCGCCGAGCTGGTCGAAAAGCTCAAGACCGAAGCCGGCGTGCTTTGA
- a CDS encoding pyrroline-5-carboxylate reductase, whose amino-acid sequence METGKDVRIGVIGGAGWLGSAIADAVLAAGIAKPQDLALSYRSTRPDRFPDAFWTSDNQALADRSDVIVLSVRPADWVDLKVEAEGKLVISVMAGIRLAALGERHRTRRVVRTLPNAAAEVRKSYTPWIATNDVSDADRAIVRAIFNACGVQDEVRTEAEIDYLTGLTGSGPAFPALLAEAMMADALAHGLDRQVAQRAVNTVLIGTGRLLEQRDDCPTETVQTFLDYRGTTAAAIEEMLSAGFGSAVTRGLAAAFRKSVRMGEAS is encoded by the coding sequence GTGGAAACAGGCAAGGATGTGAGGATCGGCGTGATCGGCGGCGCCGGGTGGCTTGGCTCCGCCATTGCCGATGCGGTTCTCGCCGCCGGCATCGCAAAACCTCAGGATCTCGCCCTTTCCTACCGCAGCACGCGCCCGGATCGTTTCCCCGACGCATTCTGGACATCGGACAACCAGGCCCTCGCCGACCGCTCGGACGTCATCGTTCTCTCCGTCCGCCCGGCCGATTGGGTCGACCTCAAGGTCGAAGCCGAGGGCAAGCTCGTCATCTCCGTCATGGCCGGCATCCGCCTGGCAGCGCTTGGCGAACGGCATCGAACCCGCCGGGTCGTGCGCACGCTGCCGAATGCGGCTGCGGAAGTCCGCAAGTCCTATACGCCCTGGATTGCCACAAACGATGTCAGCGATGCCGACCGCGCTATCGTCCGGGCGATCTTCAACGCCTGCGGCGTGCAGGACGAGGTTCGGACCGAGGCGGAAATCGACTACCTGACCGGCCTTACCGGATCCGGCCCCGCCTTTCCGGCCCTGCTTGCCGAAGCCATGATGGCGGATGCCCTCGCCCACGGCCTCGACCGCCAGGTCGCCCAACGGGCCGTCAACACGGTGCTCATCGGCACCGGTCGCCTGCTGGAACAGCGCGACGACTGTCCCACAGAAACGGTCCAGACCTTCCTCGACTATCGCGGCACGACGGCTGCCGCGATCGAGGAGATGCTGTCCGCGGGGTTCGGCAGCGCCGTGACACGCGGGCTTGCCGCCGCCTTCAGGAAATCGGTCCGCATGGGGGAAGCCTCCTAG
- a CDS encoding electron transfer flavoprotein subunit alpha/FixB family protein, giving the protein MAILLLADHDNAHLSDQTAKALTAAKQIGSDVHVLVAGAGAKAAAEQAAKLSGVSKVLLADDASLANNLAEPLAALIVSLAGSYDAIVSAATSVGKNVLPRVAALLDVAQVSEIIEVVSADTFKRPIYAGNAIQTVQSTDAKKVITVRTASFAAAGEGGSAPVETIPAAANPGLSSHVKDALSSSDRPELTSAKIIISGGRALGSSEKFQEVILPVADKLGAAVGASRAAVDAGYAPNDWQVGQTGKVVAPQLYIACGISGAIQHLAGMKDSKVIVAINKDEEAPIFQVADYGLVGDLFEILPELEKAL; this is encoded by the coding sequence ATGGCCATTCTTCTTCTGGCAGACCACGACAACGCTCACCTTTCCGACCAGACCGCCAAGGCGCTGACGGCAGCCAAGCAGATCGGCTCCGACGTGCATGTGCTCGTCGCCGGCGCGGGTGCGAAGGCCGCGGCCGAACAGGCCGCCAAGCTCTCGGGCGTCTCCAAGGTCCTGCTCGCCGACGATGCAAGCCTTGCCAACAACCTCGCCGAACCGCTGGCGGCGCTCATCGTGTCGCTCGCCGGTTCCTATGACGCTATCGTCTCGGCTGCGACCTCGGTCGGCAAGAACGTTCTGCCGCGCGTTGCCGCGCTGCTCGACGTCGCGCAGGTCTCGGAGATCATCGAGGTCGTCTCGGCCGATACGTTCAAGCGTCCGATCTATGCGGGCAATGCCATCCAGACGGTTCAGTCCACCGACGCCAAGAAGGTGATCACGGTGCGCACGGCGTCCTTCGCCGCAGCAGGCGAGGGCGGCAGCGCCCCGGTCGAGACCATCCCGGCTGCAGCGAACCCCGGCCTTTCCAGCCACGTCAAGGATGCACTCTCCTCGTCCGACCGTCCGGAACTGACGTCGGCGAAGATCATCATCTCGGGCGGCCGCGCGCTCGGCTCTTCGGAAAAGTTCCAGGAAGTGATCCTTCCGGTCGCCGACAAGCTGGGTGCTGCCGTCGGCGCAAGCCGCGCCGCTGTCGATGCGGGTTATGCGCCGAACGACTGGCAGGTCGGCCAGACGGGCAAGGTGGTCGCACCGCAGCTCTACATCGCCTGCGGCATCTCGGGCGCGATCCAGCATCTTGCCGGCATGAAGGACAGCAAGGTCATCGTCGCCATCAACAAGGACGAGGAAGCCCCGATCTTCCAGGTCGCAGACTACGGCCTCGTCGGCGATCTCTTCGAGATCCTGCCGGAGCTCGAAAAGGCACTCTAG
- a CDS encoding proline/glycine betaine ABC transporter permease, with product MDWFFKFPHMDDNSLRDLKKAIDDGFRGFTRSYGDIIEGFFSPLQHFLIASERFMLKTPWPIITLLILAIAYAATRSLRIVAGCLATLMIIGYFDMWDDTMRTISMIFVCTVLSIAIGIPIGILMARSDRMQRFVNPILDVMQTMPSFVYLIPVVMLLGIGKVPGLIAVVIYAIPPMIRLTDLGIRLVDKDVLEAADAFGADNRQKLFKVQLPLALPTIMAGINQTIMMALAMVVIASMIGVQGLGQPVLKAIANQYFTLGIFNGLAIVGIAIMFDRVSQAYGKRLQKHREIVHG from the coding sequence ATGGACTGGTTTTTTAAATTCCCGCATATGGACGACAATTCGCTCCGCGATCTCAAGAAGGCCATCGACGATGGCTTCCGCGGCTTCACCCGCAGCTATGGCGATATCATCGAAGGCTTCTTCTCACCCCTGCAGCATTTCCTGATCGCCTCCGAGCGCTTCATGCTGAAGACACCCTGGCCGATCATCACCCTGCTCATCCTCGCCATCGCCTATGCCGCAACCCGCAGCCTGCGTATCGTGGCCGGCTGTCTCGCGACCCTCATGATCATCGGCTATTTCGACATGTGGGACGATACCATGCGGACGATCTCGATGATCTTCGTCTGCACCGTGCTGTCGATTGCCATCGGCATCCCGATCGGCATCCTGATGGCCCGCTCCGACCGCATGCAGCGCTTCGTCAATCCGATCCTAGACGTGATGCAGACCATGCCGAGCTTCGTCTATCTCATCCCCGTCGTCATGCTGCTCGGCATCGGCAAGGTGCCGGGGCTGATCGCCGTCGTCATCTACGCCATCCCGCCGATGATCCGCCTTACCGACCTCGGCATCCGCCTCGTCGACAAGGATGTGCTGGAAGCAGCCGACGCCTTCGGCGCCGACAACCGCCAGAAGCTCTTCAAGGTGCAGCTTCCGCTCGCTCTGCCCACCATCATGGCCGGCATCAACCAGACGATCATGATGGCGCTCGCCATGGTGGTCATCGCCTCGATGATCGGCGTGCAGGGCCTCGGTCAGCCGGTTCTGAAGGCCATCGCCAACCAGTACTTTACCCTCGGCATCTTCAACGGGCTCGCCATCGTCGGCATCGCCATCATGTTCGACCGCGTCAGCCAGGCCTATGGCAAGCGCCTCCAGAAACACCGGGAGATCGTCCATGGCTGA
- a CDS encoding TetR/AcrR family transcriptional regulator, whose amino-acid sequence MEQTTSDSGWRGSHEGWLQAAYDSLLESGVDSVKIMPLAKRLNLSRTSFYWFFKDREELLDALISRWREKNTGNLVKQSEAYAESLAEAMLNVFDCWLNKELFDSQFEFAVRSWALQSPETLAEVQKADQTRMEAISRMFMRFGYEVGPADVRARTTYLVQIGYISMQAQENLALRMKRIPEYIAIYTGQVPHQRELDRFFARHQYKPE is encoded by the coding sequence ATGGAACAGACGACGAGCGACAGCGGCTGGCGCGGCTCCCACGAGGGGTGGCTGCAAGCCGCCTACGACTCGCTGCTCGAATCCGGCGTGGATTCGGTGAAGATCATGCCGCTCGCAAAACGGCTCAATCTTTCCCGGACCAGCTTCTACTGGTTCTTCAAGGATCGGGAGGAATTGCTCGATGCCCTGATCTCGCGGTGGCGGGAGAAGAACACCGGCAACCTGGTCAAGCAGTCCGAGGCCTACGCGGAATCGCTCGCCGAAGCGATGCTGAACGTCTTCGACTGCTGGCTGAACAAGGAGCTGTTCGACTCGCAATTCGAGTTCGCCGTGCGCAGTTGGGCCCTGCAATCGCCGGAAACGCTGGCGGAGGTGCAGAAGGCCGACCAGACGCGCATGGAGGCGATCAGCCGCATGTTCATGCGGTTCGGCTATGAGGTGGGTCCGGCAGACGTTCGCGCAAGAACGACCTACCTGGTCCAGATCGGATACATCTCCATGCAGGCGCAGGAGAACCTCGCCCTGCGCATGAAACGCATACCGGAATACATCGCCATCTATACCGGCCAGGTTCCGCACCAACGCGAACTCGACCGCTTCTTCGCAAGGCACCAATACAAACCGGAGTGA
- a CDS encoding ABC transporter substrate-binding protein: MKKLLASTCLFLGTVAGSAMAQAAECGDITIASMNWQSAEVISNLDKIILNEGYGCNAEITIGDTVPTITSMAEKGEPDIAPEAWIDLLPDVVKKGTDEGRIIKVGSPLPDGGVQGWWIPKYFADAHPDIKTIPDLLKHPDLIKDPEDPSKGAIYNGPQGWGGTVVTAQLYKAFEAEKAGWSLIDTGSAAGLDGSIAKAYERKEGWVGYYWAPTALLGKYEMVQLEAGVPYDQAEWKRCVTIADCTDPKPSAWPVDTIVTLVAKPFSEKAGPEVMDYLAKRSWSNQTLGQLMAWMTDNQASGEDGAKHFLAENKDIWTKWVSPEAAAKIEAAL; encoded by the coding sequence ATGAAGAAACTGCTTGCATCGACCTGCCTCTTTCTGGGAACCGTCGCCGGCTCTGCGATGGCCCAGGCCGCCGAGTGCGGCGACATCACCATCGCCAGCATGAACTGGCAAAGCGCCGAGGTGATCTCCAACCTCGACAAGATCATCCTCAACGAAGGCTATGGCTGCAACGCCGAGATCACCATCGGTGACACCGTGCCGACCATTACCTCCATGGCCGAGAAGGGCGAGCCGGATATCGCGCCGGAAGCCTGGATCGATCTCTTGCCCGACGTCGTCAAGAAGGGCACCGACGAAGGCCGCATCATCAAGGTCGGCTCGCCGCTGCCGGATGGCGGCGTGCAGGGCTGGTGGATCCCCAAATACTTCGCTGACGCCCACCCGGACATCAAGACGATCCCTGACCTTCTGAAGCATCCCGACCTCATCAAGGACCCGGAAGATCCAAGCAAGGGCGCGATCTATAACGGTCCGCAGGGCTGGGGCGGCACCGTCGTCACCGCGCAGCTCTACAAGGCGTTCGAAGCGGAGAAGGCGGGCTGGAGCCTGATCGACACGGGCTCTGCCGCCGGTCTCGACGGCTCGATCGCCAAGGCCTACGAGCGCAAGGAAGGCTGGGTCGGCTACTACTGGGCGCCGACCGCCCTCCTCGGCAAGTACGAAATGGTGCAGCTCGAAGCTGGCGTTCCCTATGATCAGGCCGAATGGAAGCGTTGCGTGACCATCGCGGACTGCACGGATCCGAAGCCCAGCGCCTGGCCGGTCGATACGATCGTGACGCTTGTCGCCAAGCCCTTCTCCGAAAAGGCCGGCCCCGAGGTCATGGACTATCTGGCGAAGCGCTCCTGGAGCAACCAGACGCTCGGCCAGCTGATGGCCTGGATGACCGACAATCAGGCCAGCGGCGAGGATGGCGCCAAGCACTTCCTGGCGGAGAACAAGGACATCTGGACGAAGTGGGTGTCGCCGGAAGCCGCCGCCAAGATCGAGGCTGCGCTCTAA
- a CDS encoding dimethylsulfonioproprionate lyase family protein — protein MVRSDALQGFLDAAFVAFDQCAQDLRARGSITQIFANLEAPRPARPDIGKRLPVCARYLDEALAVETGKDVLDVLIERFKALEPSLEWKSRPTHDDTASDNFPTSHANTMIVGPGGCEDRRDVWFGATLMAPNVRYPDHDHAPEETYLVLSDGAFLHGDSGWFSPGIGGSFYNPPGVRHAMRAGDRPLFAFWALLPDQPEH, from the coding sequence ATGGTGCGAAGCGATGCCCTGCAGGGCTTCCTCGATGCCGCCTTCGTGGCGTTCGACCAGTGCGCGCAGGATTTGCGCGCACGCGGATCGATCACGCAGATTTTCGCCAACCTGGAAGCGCCCCGGCCGGCGCGTCCGGATATCGGCAAGCGCCTTCCGGTTTGCGCGCGCTATCTCGACGAAGCGCTTGCCGTAGAGACCGGCAAGGACGTGCTCGATGTGCTGATCGAACGGTTCAAGGCGCTGGAGCCCTCTCTTGAATGGAAGTCGCGCCCGACCCACGACGATACCGCGAGTGACAACTTCCCGACGAGCCATGCGAACACCATGATCGTCGGCCCGGGCGGGTGCGAAGATCGCCGGGATGTATGGTTCGGCGCAACCCTGATGGCGCCGAACGTGCGCTATCCGGATCACGATCACGCGCCCGAGGAGACCTATCTCGTACTGTCGGACGGCGCGTTTCTGCACGGCGATTCCGGCTGGTTTTCGCCCGGTATCGGTGGTTCCTTCTACAATCCACCCGGCGTTCGCCACGCCATGCGCGCCGGCGACAGACCGCTTTTCGCCTTCTGGGCCTTGCTGCCGGATCAGCCGGAACATTGA
- a CDS encoding NADH:flavin oxidoreductase, whose amino-acid sequence MSNDPLLQPYQLKHLTLRNRIIVTSHEPAYPEDGMPKGRYRAYTVERARGGVAMTMTAGSAAVSKDSPPVFNNLLAYKDEIVPWIREMTDAVHEEGAAIMIQLTHLGRRTRWDKGDWLPVVAPSHHREAAHRAFPKKLEDWDIERIIKDFADAAERMKAGGMDGVELEAYGHLIDQFTSPLTNELDGPYGGSLDNRLRFCFDVFRAMRERVGNDFILGVRYTADECLPGGTGKAEGLEISRRLKESGLIDYLNVIRGHIDTDPGLTDVIPIQGMASAPHLDFAGDVRAATKFPTFHAAKIQDVATARHAIATGKVDMIGMTRAHMTDPHILRKIIEKREDDIRPCVGANYCLDRIYQGGLAFCIHNAATGREETMPHTIAKADVRKKVVVVGAGPAGLEAARVSAERGHEVVVFEAANNPGGQIRLTAQSERRREMIGIIDWRMSQCEKLGVAFHFNTWADSETIGAQNPDVVIIATGGLPHTDVLTKGNELVVSSWDIISGDVKPGTNVLVYDDAGDHAGLQAAEFIAKAGGKVEIMTPDRAFAPEVMAMNLVPYMRSLQKLDTTFTVTYRLEAAERSGNQLIAHVGSDYGGVSRQRTVDQIVVNHGTIPLDDLYFELKPGSKNLGAVSYDELLSGAPQTVERNPDGAYQLFRIGDAVAARNTHAAIYDALRLAKDL is encoded by the coding sequence ATGTCGAACGATCCCCTGCTGCAGCCCTACCAACTCAAGCATCTGACGCTGCGCAACCGCATCATCGTCACCTCGCACGAGCCGGCCTATCCGGAAGACGGCATGCCGAAGGGCCGCTACCGGGCCTACACGGTGGAGCGTGCCCGGGGCGGGGTGGCGATGACGATGACGGCGGGTTCCGCCGCCGTCTCCAAGGACAGCCCGCCGGTTTTCAACAACCTGCTCGCCTATAAGGACGAGATCGTTCCGTGGATCCGGGAAATGACCGACGCCGTGCACGAGGAGGGGGCGGCGATCATGATCCAGCTTACCCATCTCGGCCGCCGCACGCGCTGGGACAAGGGCGACTGGTTGCCGGTCGTCGCGCCGTCGCATCATCGCGAGGCCGCGCACCGCGCCTTTCCCAAGAAGCTGGAAGACTGGGATATCGAACGCATCATCAAGGATTTTGCCGATGCGGCCGAGCGCATGAAGGCTGGTGGCATGGATGGCGTCGAACTGGAAGCCTATGGCCACCTCATCGACCAGTTCACCTCGCCGCTCACAAACGAGCTCGATGGCCCCTATGGCGGCTCCCTCGACAATCGCCTGCGCTTCTGTTTCGACGTGTTCAGGGCGATGCGCGAGCGCGTCGGCAACGACTTCATCCTCGGCGTGCGCTACACGGCCGATGAATGTCTTCCCGGCGGGACCGGAAAGGCCGAAGGCCTGGAAATCTCCCGCCGTCTCAAGGAAAGCGGCCTGATCGACTATCTGAACGTCATCCGTGGCCATATCGATACGGACCCTGGCCTGACCGACGTCATTCCGATCCAGGGCATGGCGAGCGCGCCGCATCTGGATTTTGCCGGCGACGTTCGCGCCGCGACGAAATTCCCGACCTTCCATGCGGCGAAGATCCAGGATGTCGCCACCGCCCGTCATGCCATCGCGACCGGCAAGGTCGACATGATCGGCATGACCCGCGCGCACATGACCGACCCGCATATCCTGCGCAAGATCATCGAAAAGCGCGAGGACGACATCCGCCCATGCGTCGGCGCGAACTACTGTCTCGACCGCATCTACCAGGGCGGCCTTGCCTTCTGCATCCACAACGCGGCGACCGGCCGCGAAGAAACGATGCCGCATACGATTGCGAAGGCGGATGTGCGCAAGAAGGTCGTGGTCGTGGGCGCCGGCCCGGCGGGACTTGAGGCGGCGCGGGTGTCGGCCGAGCGTGGCCATGAGGTTGTCGTCTTCGAGGCCGCGAACAATCCCGGCGGCCAGATCCGCCTGACGGCACAAAGCGAGCGCCGCCGCGAAATGATCGGCATCATCGACTGGCGCATGAGCCAGTGCGAGAAGCTGGGTGTCGCCTTCCATTTCAACACCTGGGCGGATTCCGAGACGATCGGGGCGCAAAACCCCGATGTGGTGATCATCGCGACGGGCGGGCTACCGCATACCGACGTGCTGACGAAGGGCAACGAGCTGGTCGTCTCCTCCTGGGACATCATCTCCGGCGACGTGAAGCCCGGCACCAACGTGCTTGTCTATGACGATGCCGGCGATCATGCCGGCCTGCAGGCGGCCGAATTCATCGCCAAGGCCGGCGGCAAGGTGGAGATCATGACGCCGGACCGCGCCTTCGCGCCCGAGGTCATGGCCATGAACCTCGTGCCCTACATGCGATCGCTGCAGAAACTCGACACGACCTTCACCGTCACCTACCGCCTGGAGGCGGCGGAAAGAAGCGGCAACCAGCTCATCGCCCATGTCGGCAGCGACTATGGTGGGGTCTCCAGGCAGCGGACCGTCGATCAGATCGTCGTCAACCACGGGACAATTCCGCTGGACGATCTCTATTTCGAGCTGAAGCCCGGCTCGAAGAACCTCGGCGCGGTTTCCTATGATGAACTGCTTTCCGGCGCGCCGCAGACTGTCGAGCGCAACCCTGATGGCGCGTACCAGCTCTTCAGGATCGGCGACGCGGTTGCGGCCCGCAACACGCATGCCGCCATCTATGATGCGCTGCGCCTTGCAAAGGATCTCTGA